One Aegilops tauschii subsp. strangulata cultivar AL8/78 chromosome 7, Aet v6.0, whole genome shotgun sequence genomic window carries:
- the LOC109782188 gene encoding protein FAR1-RELATED SEQUENCE 5-like, with the protein MLSINASIVLLSASKMLQNVAVEPSIFLDDDMQNVAHEEEDDGIDLNGTPGNDSDDSLQLNTDGVALNHGNARVASDNANGNAATLVNEPDEDISSQPVVPFLGMVFDNVEEAQRVYNEYASKMGFGTRIVTSKHSWKNSLEQKRILIYRAFECVHSRKNPSKNVGGSISDGAATNQCEDVDMSYSSNKKSASKQAGIYMDVSDKRKRNRLERCDCKARMGVNLKHGSWVVTVFEADHTHQLILQRGRRRFCRSHRKIPDADMQYITSLHYRNISTANMMGLLGDAWCCDPRSLPYVKTDVTNARAKLRRGLSERDLELTIEYFERRQVENPNFFFSKLEEDGAVRALFWVDGRTRALYPKYKDCVFFDTTFYTNRYNLPFAPIVGINNHTHTVCLGCALLPDETIKTFKWVFQQWMLAMNNEHPLNIMTDQDQAMAKAISMVFPDSTHRCCKWHVFRVARTKLGKMLGKDEPFAEAFYGCINDSDTVEEFEERWKQMVELFGVADKKNLKNMWDNREMWAPVYFRNKFFPFTGTTGRSEGLNSYFKTLNHHGDSVWTFVQQFELCQELMLDREDNDGFINEATRPPLWGNYNIEKQAADFYTREVFSKFQKLLAKSTGYGLQYQLQGNVIWFRIVANYCVNPKVYTVRVAPKDQTYMCTCNMFEMCGLICPHIIRVMVSVGVAAIKARATDGVAGDEEAHGHAENAQASGGQVQVSAIRPP; encoded by the exons ATGTTGTCAATTAATGCAAGCATCGTCCTGCTGTCTGCTAGTAAAATGTTACAA AATGTTGCTGTGGAGCCATCAATTTTCCTTGACGATGATATGCAAAATGTTGCgcacgaagaagaagatgatggaaTTGATCTGAATGGTACTCCGGGAAATGATAGTGACGATTCGTTGCAGCTGAACACGGATGGTGTAGCTCTAAATCATGGCAATGCCCGTGTGGCTAGTGACAATGCCAATGGAAATGCCGCAACACTTGTTAACGAACCAGATGAAGATATATCATCACAGCCAGTTGTCCCTTTTCTTGGAATGGTTTTTGACAATGTTGAAGAAGCTCAGCGTGTTTACAATGAATATGCCTCGAAGATGGGCTTTGGAACTCGCATTGTGACATCAAAGCATAGTTGGAAAAATAGCTTGGAGCAGAAGCGCATTCTAATCTATAGAGCTTTTGAGTGCGTACACTCACGGAAAAATCCTTCGAAGAATGTTGGTGGTAGCATTTCTGACGGGGCTGCAACAAATCAGTGTGAAGATGTTGATATGAGCTATTCTAGTAACAAAAAATCTGCAAGCAAACAAGCTGGCATCTATATGGATGTGAGCGACAAGAGGAAAAGAAACCGGTTGGAGCGGTGTGATTGCAAGGCTCGTATGGGTGTTAACCTCAAACACGGTAGCTGGGTTGTGACAGTTTTTGAGGCCGATCACACACACCAGCTGATTTTGCAAAGGGGGCGTCGGAGATTTTGCCGCTCTCACAGAAAGATCCCGGATGCAGACATGCAGTACATCACTTCACTGCACTATCGCAACATATCAACGGCTAATATGATGGGCTTGCTTGGAGATGCATGGTGTTGCGATCCAAGGAGTTTGCCGTACGTGAAGACTGATGTGACAAATGCAAGAGCAAAGCTGCGAAGGGGCCTGTCAGAGCGTGATTTGGAGCTGACAATCGAGTACTTTGAGAGAAGACAAGTGGAGAATCCCAACTTCTTTTTCTCGAAGCTAGAAGAAGATGGAGCTGTTAGGGCGCTTTTCTGGGTTGATGGGAGAACAAGGGCCCTGTATCCAAAGTACAAAGATTGTGTGTTTTTCGACACCACATTCTACACAAATCGCTACAACTTGCCCTTTGCTCCGATTGTTGGCATTAACAATCACACACATACTGTTTGCTTGGGGTGCGCTTTGTTGCCTGATGAGACCATCAAAACTTTCAAGTGGGTCTTCCAGCAATGGATGTTGGCAATGAATAACGAGCATCCGTTGAACATTATGACTGATCAAGACCAGGCAATGGCTAAAGCCATCTCAATGGTATTTCCAGATTCAACACACAGATGTTGCAAGTGGCACGTCTTCCGGGTTGCAAGGACGAAACTAGGGAAGATGCTGGGCAAGGATGAGCCTTTTGCTGAAGCATTCTATGGTTGCATCAATGATTCAGATACCGTTGAGGAGTTTGAAGAACGGTGGAAGCAGATGGTCGAGTTATTTGGTGTGGCTGATAAGAAAAACCTCAAGAACATGTGGGACAACAGGGAGATGTGGGCTCCTGTGTATTTTAGGAATAAGTTCTTCCCATTCACAGGAACAACCGGGCGGTCCGAGGGCCTGAATTCCTACTTCAAGACTTTAAATCATCATGGAGACTCGGTTTGGACATTTGTCCAGCAGTTTGAGCTTTGCCAGGAGCTAATGCTTGATCGTGAAGACAATGATGGCTTCATCAATGAAGCGACGAGGCCGCCACTCTGGGGAAA TTACAACATTGAAAAGCAAGCTGCAGATTTTTATACCAGAGAGGTATtttccaagtttcaaaaactgtTGGCTAAATCAACAGGCTATGGTCTGCAATATCAGCTGCAAGGGAATGTCATCTGGTTTCGCATTGTTGCAAATTATTGCGTCAACCCTAAAGTGTACACGGTGCGTGTTGCCCCTAAAGATCAGACATACATGTGCACCTGCAACATGTTTGAGATGTGTGGGCTGATCTGCCCACATATCATCCGTGTCATG GTCAGTGTTGGGGTTGCTGCAATAAAAGCTAGAGCAACTGATGGGGTTGCAGGAGACGAAGAAGCCCATGGTCATGCAGAAAATGCACAAGCCTCAGGGGGCCAAGTACAGGTCAGCGCGATCCGCCCCCCGTAG